Proteins encoded in a region of the Podospora pseudopauciseta strain CBS 411.78 chromosome 6, whole genome shotgun sequence genome:
- a CDS encoding hypothetical protein (EggNog:ENOG503PTDV): MPSDPHPQGGNLSDMAATGTKVPKDAAKPNVVPSNAGENKPDSLGSGISDNALGSTYLGEVTSAGGGQLPEDIGQKYSRSGGKDREPHHSAPHGGRNLPSH, from the exons ATGCCCTCTGACCCTCATCCCCAGGGAGGTAACCTCTCCGATATGGCCGCCACCGGCACAAAGG TCCCAAAGGACGCCGCAAAGCCCAACGTTGTCCCATCCAACGCTGGAGAGAACAAGCCTGACAGTCTTGGTTCGGGGATCTCGGATAACGCTCTGGGTAGCACATATCTTGGGGAGGTTACCAGTGCTGGGGGCGGTCAGCTGCCGGAGGATATTGGACAGAAGTACAGCCGGAGTGGTGGGAAGGATAGGGAGCCTCATCATAGCGCGCCGCACGGCGGTAGGAACCTGCCTTCTCACTAG
- the SST2 gene encoding AMSH/STAMBP protein ubiquitin specific-protease (COG:S; EggNog:ENOG503NUSG; BUSCO:EOG092621F2), with translation MAATFNNKTSTTSPTDTNLQSPNLPSDKPSPVGPGLLATQVPAPQAAVSTSSPAYTPTTTTTSTSAFTSAPSPSPLSTIAHRPHHSSSPSTISLRAAGFLGFFDRTLSGKSEPRVRSRQSLSRLSTGPEALATLAAVSGIQSGQSSPERPPRSIRSASQSTRNPPSQPYSETDPSRPEPTLVGRLDNKMHQTSSRLLRMTDDDRPFTKDFKDLFATLIVSLLPLSAHRVRLTKIEHTFLSEDAINNLGSLKFSQSNRMPDPKDPSRIVTTTTTTTFSMAKDMARSICQRFLEARFIESADGRYQQVYTMKGSVWQLTPKGISILDRFCSRNGIQQKQVAELVGASLPQLVSLERDGQTDKLLTDRGTIEVIFRRFIGANGPNVKSSVSSADSDSLSDYKDGLTGVKMAAERKVGGKTFKDTFTGKSATDWLMDCSTTVDRRETIEIASLFVEYDLMEAVQQDRSHMSQYPAHNLFQPTKHAIYQVTAKGRDLVNGALARGRPSESDGHNTRSGIAKDSNTQRLDKILNDPALRLLFRENLRETHCEENLSFYIDVDEFVRQCRTAIKSVQRTPANVSSLDGIKEIMAQAYGIYNAFLAPGSPCELNIDHQLRNNLATRMTKAVGQDVAMIDTLHEVTALFEDAQNAVFKLMASDSVPKFLRSPKYEQTLKNYNFDTIGATHGQPRVPERSQSRSNRK, from the exons ATGGCCGCGACGTTCAACAATAAAACATCGACCACATCGCCCACGGATACTAATCTTCAATCGCCCAACCTCCCGAGCGACAAACCCTCGCCTGTCGGTCCCGGTCTGTTGGCTACCCAAGTTCCAGCACCACAAGCCGCCGTGTCCACCTCCAGTCCCGCGtacactcccaccaccaccaccacctccacctccgccttCACCTCCGCGCCATCACCGTCGCCATTGTCCACCATCGCCCACCGCCCACACCACTCCAGcagcccctccaccatctcgtTGCGCGCGGCTGGTTTTCTGGGCTTCTTTGACAGAACGCTCTCGGGCAAATCCGAGCCCAGAGTCCGTTCGCGCCAATCGCTCAGCCGTCTTTCGACTGGCCCCGAGGCTCTCGCCACTCTTGCTGCCGTCAGTGGCATCCAGTCTGGCCAGTCGAGCCCCGAGAGACCTCCTCGCAGTATCCGATCGGCGTCGCAGTCGACCAGGaaccccccttctcagccttaCAGCGAAACCGACCCAAGCAGACCCGAACCGACTCTTGTCGGTCGATTGGACAACAAAATGCACCAAACATCGTCGAGGTTACTCCGCATGACGGATGATGATAGGCCGTTTACTAAA GACTTCAAGGATTTGTTTGCGACACTAATTGTCAGCCTTCTGCCACTGTCGGCCCATCGCGTACGACTGACCAAGATTGAGCACACCTTTTTGTCTGAAGATGCCATCAACAATCTCGGATCGCTCAAATTCTCCCAATCCAACCGCATGCCTGATCCCAAGGACCCCTCTAGGATTgtgacaaccaccaccacaacgaCGTTCTCCATGGCTAAGGACATGGCCCGTTCGATTTGCCAGAGGTTTCTGGAGGCGCGGTTTATTGAGTCGGCGGACGGGAGGTATCAGCAAGTATACACAATGAAGGGCTCGGTATGGCAGCTCACGCCCAAGGGCATCTCTATTTTGGACCGCTTCTGCTCAAGGAACGGCATTCAGCAAAAGCAGGTGGCCGAGCTCGTCGGTGCCTCGCTCCCACAACTGGTATCTCTGGAGCGCGATGGGCAAACCGACAAGCTCCTCACAGACCGGGGAACTATCGAAGTTATCTTCAGAAGATTCATTGGCGCTAACGGCCCCAATGTGAAGAGCAGCGTCAGCTCCGCCGACTCGGACTCGTTGAGCGACTACAAGGATGGCCTTACTGGGGTCAAGATGGCCGCGGAACGCAAGGTCGGAGGAAAGACGTTCAAGGATACCTTTACCGGAAAGTCAGCAACGGATTGGTTGATGGACTGCTCGACCACGGTTGACCGCCGGGAAACTATTGAGATCGCTTCTCTGTTTGTGGAATACGACCTTATGGAGGCTGTCCAGCAAGATCGCTCTCACATGTCTCAGTATCCCGCTCACAACCTTTTTCAACCAACAAAGCATGCCATTTATCAGGTTACGGCCAAAGGTAGGGATCTCGTGAATGGGGCTCTGGCCAGGGGGCGGCCATCAGAAAGCGACGGCCATAACACTAGAAGTGGTATCGCCAAGGATTCGAACACGCAACGTCTGGACAAGATTCTCAACGACCCCGCGCTGCGGTTGCTGTTCCGCGAGAACCTCCGTGAGACGCACTGTGAGGAGAACCTGTCCTTCTATATCGACGTGGACGAGTTTGTGCGCCAGTGCAGGACGGCCATCAAGTCGGTGCAAAGGACCCCTGCCAATGTGTCATCTCTGGACGGGATCAAGGAGATTATGGCCCAGGCTTATGGCATCTATAACGCATTTCTGGCTCCCGGTTCTCCCTGCGAGCTCAACATTGACCACCAGCTGCGTAACAATCTCGCCACCCGCATGACCAAGGCAGTGGGACAGGATGTTGCCATGATTGATACGCTCCACGAGGTCACCGCTCTGTTCGAGGATGCTCAAAACGCCGTCTTCAAGCTGATGGCTAGT GATTCCGTCCCCAAGTTTTTGCGCAGCCCAAAGTACGAGCAGACATTGAAGAACTACAACTTTGACACGATCGGAGCCACACACGGCCAGCCCCGTGTACCAGAACGGAGTCAAAGCAGGTCGAATCGCAAGTGA
- a CDS encoding hypothetical protein (EggNog:ENOG503P23C), with the protein MSKRTVFTTVTPLPPNITREVVVNFLHDHEEMIDLNPLVKERHPIPPPPHASPDELNCQWFSLTDKISYLPGGLVTGDVTYTCAFHDLPDGVQTHCYAPAGLTIRDKWSVGGSLPGEIPQPSELGLNLPPIGLYIREDVNMKCNVFMAGFVKKTLKKSHAALVDRLKIKAEIASNKPGSQIRTPSNADRISTTDNTIRTPSFSQNMSSSAPNSRPSSASSSTHSAQSSPSCYSAQTSPLWSPTLNNLISPPQSVKSPPPMGYHSFQPATIQTCNPPPPQPTVQIQFSGPTPTVPYPETPYFEESRQDYWDQRFQRHPLRNEHSTQPVDRTLVPEPLRVPQHSTPDVNKKEIPQDALWQALGGRHQRACSEGSVKSVDGATPGPRSRAGSDVGPEMNLYDELLPSQIANKEKRGSQSSATLRGPFVPEVL; encoded by the exons ATGTCGAAACGCACAGTGTTTACAACGGTtacgccgctgccgccgaaCATCACTCGGGAGGTGGTCGTCAACTTCCTCCACGACCATGAGGAGATGATCGATTTGAACCCGCTGGTCAAGGAGCGACATCCtattcctcccccacctcacGCAAGCCCAGATGAACTCAACTGCCAGTGGTTTTCTCTCACAGATAAGATCTCGTATTTACCTGGCGGGCTTGTAACGGGGGATGTCACTTACACATGCGCGTTCCATGATCTGCCTGACGGGGTGCAGACGCACTGCTATGCGCCAGCAGGGCTGA CCATCCGCGATAAATGGTCCGTAGGCGGCAGCCTCCCAGGCGAAATCCCCCAACCATCCGAACTcggcctcaacctcccccctatCGGTCTCTACATCCGCGAGGACGTCAACATGAAGTGCAACGTCTTCATGGCAGGTTTCGTGAAAAAGACACTCAAGAAATCCCACGCCGCGCTCGTTGACAGGCTGAAGATTAAGGCCGAAATCGCCAGCAACAAGCCCGGGAGTCAAATCCGTACCCCAAGCAATGCAGACCGGATCTCCACGACCGACAACACAATCCGCACCCCGAGCTTCAGCCAAAACATgagctcctccgccccaaACAGCCGCCCCAGCTCGGCGTCATCCTCCACGCACAGCGCGCAGTCATCTCCGTCCTGTTACAGCGCGCAGACGAGCCCGCTCTGGTCGCCTACTCTGAACAATTTGATTAGTCCGCCGCAGTCGGTTAAGAGCCCTCCTCCGATGGGGTATCATAGTTTCCAGCCAGCTACCATTCAAACTTGTAACCCCCCACCGCCGCAGCCAACAGTGCAGATCCAATTCTCCGGTCCGACGCCTACCGTTCCTTATCCAGAGACGCCCTATTTCGAAGAGTCACGACAAGACTACTGGGATCAACGATTTCAGCGACACCCCCTGAGAAACGAACACTCGACCCAACCGGTGGATAGAACCCTCGTCCCTGAACCCTTGAGGGTGCCGCAGCATAGCACACCGGACGTGAACAAGAAGGAGATACCCCAGGATGCGCTCTGGCAGGCGCTGGGGGGGAGACATCAGAGGGCTTGCTCGGAGGGGAGCGTCAAGTCTGTTGATGGTGCTACTCCTGGGCCAAGGAGTCGGGCTGGGTCAGATGTTGGTCCGGAGATGAACCTCTATGACGAGTTACTCCCTTCGCAGATTGCGAataaggagaagagggggagtcAGAGCAGCGCTACATTGAGGGGGCCTTTTGTTCCGGAGGTGCTTTAG
- the ORC4 gene encoding origin recognition complex subunit 4 (COG:L; BUSCO:EOG092630MJ; EggNog:ENOG503NYTH), giving the protein MAPRGTTTAAAAGKKRARSQNEDEPELSSTTAAKRVRVSKESTATATNGAKPRRRRVAPAPAAANNSDEAPDSEEPQPKPLTATKKTRQPSVKKKSNIYDFPASDEDELSSAEVTTTTVPATKRKATVKSVTSAPRNDKENVEEPPAEKKKRGRPPNKPVAAETVAEQEEDDVTTTKKLSGKAATSLRGGGMHAVPKGILTPRKEKGVDGKRGKKNVVFAAKEKSDDEEESEEDEEGTPTKKTGEKHGLGLDGEVGPEDENEAEEEESEEEEDDEVCTVCSKPDSKRGNQILFCDSCDMAVHQKCYGVARIPKGDWFCKDCAEKKAAGMLSVDDTAKVRGASFQDMKAAMVAQVAEDLPYITNFEHHLRVAQRVLLDRCSGRRRIKLFGQNEAYGKTFQLVEQTIVAGEGNSMLVIGARGCGKTTLIESVISDVSKQHKEEFHVVRLNGFIHTDDKLALREIWRQLGKEMAVEDDLVNKTSNYADTMASLLALLSHPSEIAESHEGVTSKSIVFVIDEFDLFATHARQTLLYNLFDIAQARKAPIAVVGLTTRIDVVESLEKRVKSRFSHRYVYLSLPKSLPAFWDVCRQGLSIDAEDMEAEGVDESLEGHEEFWKWWNERIERLYSKDQRFKDHLESYFATTKSTSAFLTTCVMPLAGLTPASPFLRIPAPNIAVSLDPPDSKLHMLESLSDLDLSLLIAAARLDIVAHTDTVNFAMAYDEYSSLMSKQRAQTASSGLLVLGGGTRVWGRGIAGMAWERLVALGLLVPAASGGRGTAGLSGLDSKMWKLDVALEEIPAAVKLNAVLARWCKEI; this is encoded by the exons ATGGCACCCCGCGGCACCACTaccgccgcagcagcaggcaaGAAAAGAGCACGCTCCCAAAACGAAGATGAGCCAGAActatcatcaacaacagccgcGAAAAGAGTACGAGTATCGAAGGaatcaacagcaacagcaacgaaCGGCGCAAAACCCCGTAGGCGTCGCGTGGCACCTGCTCCTGCGGCAGCAAACAACTCCGATGAGGCTCCCGACTCGGAAGAACCCCAGCCCAAACCTCTCACCGCCACCAAAAAAACACGGCAACCATCGGTCAAGAAAAAGAGTAACATTTACGACTTTCCAGCTTCGGATGAAGATGAGTTGAGTTCTGCTgaagtcaccaccaccactgttCCTGCCACAAAGCGCAAGGCAACGGTAAAATCTGTCACTTCTGCTCCTCGAAATGATAAAGAGAATGTGGAAGAACCGCCAGCGGAGAAGAAAAAACGAGGTCGGCCACCTAATAAGCCAGTCGCGGCGGAAACTGTCgcggagcaggaggaggacgatgtcACCACGACAAAGAAGCTCTCAGGGAAAGCGGCGACGAGCTTacggggtggtgggatgcACGCGGTTCCAAAGGGGATACTTACGCcgagaaaggaaaagggagtggatgggaagaggggaaaGAAGAATGTTGTTTTTGCTGCGAAGGAAaagagtgatgatgaggaggaaagtgaggaagatgaggagggtactccgacgaagaagacaGGGGAAAAGCATGGGCTGGGACTTGATGGCGAAGTTGGGCCCGAGGACGAAAacgaggcggaggaggaagagagcgaggaggaagaagatgatgaggtcTGCACCGTTTGCTCGAAACCCGACTCAAAACGTGGAAACCAAATTCTGTTTTGTGACAGTTGCGACATGGCTGTTCATCAGAAGTGTTATGGCGTTGCGAGGATTCCCAAGGGAGACTGGTTCTGCAAGGACTGTGCAGAGAAGAAAGCGGCAGGGATGCTGAGCGTGGACGATACAGCAAAGGTTAGGGGGGCTTCATTCCAAGACATGAAAGCCGCGATGGTTGCGCAGGTTGCCGAGGATCTGCCCTATATCACCAATTTTGAACACCATTTGCGTGTGGCACAAAGGGTATTGCTTGATCGGTGCTCTGGGAGGCGACGGATCAAGCTTTTTGGGCAGAACGAAGCGTATGGGAAGACGTTTCAGCTGGTGGAGCAGACGAttgttgctggtgagggTAACTCAATGTTGGTCATTGGTGCGCGGGGGTGTGGCAAGACGACGCTGATAGAGTCGGTTATCTCTGATGTGTCTAAGCAACATAAGGAGGAGTTTCACGTCGTAAGGCTAAATGGGTTCATTCATACTGATGATAAGCTGGCGTTGAGGGAGATCTGGCGGCAGTTGGGCAAGGAGATGGCTGTGGAGGATGATCTTGTTAACAAG ACGAGCAACTACGCAGACACGATGGCTTCTCTGCTAGCTTTGTTGTCGCATCCCTCGGAGATCGCCGAATCACACGAAGGCGTCACATCTAAGTCAATTGTATTTGTGATAGACGAGTTCGATCTGTTCGCCACACATGCCAGACAAACGCTTCTGTACAATCTGTTTGATATTGCACAGGCTCGGAAAGCGCCTATTGCGGTTGTTGGTCTGACGACGAGGATCGACGTGGTAGAGAGTCTGGAGAAGAGAGTCAAGAGTCGATTCAGCCACAGATATGTCTATCTGTCATTGCCAAAGAGTCTTCCCGCATTCTGGGATGTATGCAGGCAAGGACTTAGTATTGATGCGGAGGATATGGAAgctgagggtgttgatgagTCCCTGGAGGGTCATGAAGAGTTCTGGAAGTGGTGGAACGAACGGATCGAG CGTCTCTACAGCAAAGATCAGAGATTTAAAGACCACCTCGAGTCATATTTTGCTACCACAAAGTCGACCTCTGCTTTCTTGACGACGTGTGTCATGCCTTTGGCGGGTTTAACACCAGCATCTCCCTTCCTGCGGATACCAGCACCCAACATCGCTGTTTCTTTGGACCCACCGGACTCGAAACTGCACATGCTGGAATCACTATCAGATCTAGACCTCTCACTCTTGATCGCAGCGGCGCGCCTGGACATTGTAGCACATACGGATACGGTAAACTTCGCGATGGCTTACGACGAGTATTCGTCGCTCATGAGTAAGCAGCGAGCTCAGACGGCAAGCTCGGGACTCCTCGTTCTTGGAGGCGGAACAAGAGTGTGGGGTCGTGGTATCGCAGGAATGGCCTGGGAGCGGCTAGTTGCGCTCGGTCTCCTTGTGCCGGCGGCTtcgggagggagaggaacaGCTGGTCTGAGCGGGCTGGACTCCAAGATGTGGAAGCTGGATGTCGCACTCGAGGAGATTCCGGCGGCGGTAAAACTCAATGCGGTTTTGGCGCGCTGGTGCAAGGAGATCTGA
- a CDS encoding hypothetical protein (COG:S; EggNog:ENOG503PEV2) encodes MKTTILSVTAGVLVLFGTTQAFEVPDVVPAVTFNMPINITDKNNATVPITGTIQQAVAKMDTDYPGWKAAFQGEEKTVTINIEDGIAYLSDLPGLTQNDTGQCGRVSCSYNSAILWRNTDVKKKYVPWLDIADSAFDICP; translated from the exons atgaAGACCACCATTCTCAGCGTCACTGCTGGCGTTCTGGTCCTCTTCGGT ACCACCCAGGCCTTCGAGGTCCCGGACGTCGTGCCCGCTGTCACCTTCAACATGCCCATCAACATCACTGACAAGAACAACGCCACCGTCCCTATCACTG gCACCATCCAGCAAGCTGTAGCCAAAATGGACACCGACTACCCCGGCTGGAAAGCCGCCTTCCAG ggagaagagaagaccgtcaccatcaacatcgaGGATGGCATCGCGTACCTCTCGGATCTGCCCGGCCTCACCCAGAACGACACCGGCCAGTGCGGCCGCGTGAGCTGCTCGTACAACTCGGCCATTCTCTGGCGCAACACC GATGTCAAGAAGAAGTACGTTCCGTGGCTGGACATTGCCGACTCTGCGTTTGATATCTGCCCTTGA
- a CDS encoding hypothetical protein (EggNog:ENOG503NUKG; COG:C): MPHSTAADVYDLRIVVIGAGMGGLGTALAFAKKGFKNISVYETASNLGFVGAGIQMPPNVMRVLDRLGVAPEIEAEATDVQATSIRQGSTNEELAHVSMPDIREKYGFPHLTGHRSNLAGSLYNGCLKEPAIKFHFGTSLVNITSFSPKPTLIFRSRAQEEEFTVECDILLSADGIKSPTRSHLLRASHNLTQTEEEDTGQAAYRIMLTREQLAPFPELIKLLDSNTVVRWVGERRHIIAYPVSNHNIYNISTAHPDTNFASATSATYTTKGSKSQMLSVFETFCPLVQDMLNLVPDGEVCEWKLRIHKPLPTWVHGSVALVGDACHATLPHLSQGAAMAIEDGAVLAEVVSEIPVEKIHDGETITKTLKVYELLRKPHCTALVDLATHSGRVLHLGEGKAKEERDKAFKENGKSGSVPDKWASPDVQKMIYANDCVKEARERFGELFASL; encoded by the exons ATGCCTCACTCCACGGCCGCAGACGTCTATGACCTGcgcatcgtcgtcatcggcgCAG GCATGGGAGGCTTAGGCACCGCCCTCGCCTTCGCCAAAAAGGGCTTCAAAAACATCTCCGTCTATGAAACTGCCTCCAACCTCGGCTTCGTCGGCGCGGGAATCCAAATGCCACCAAACGTCATGCGCGTCCTCGACCGGCTCGGAGTAGCCCCCGAGATCGAAGCCGAAGCCACCGACGTCCAAGCCACCAGCATCAGACAGGGCAGCACAAACGAAGAGCTCGCCCACGTCTCCATGCCTGACATTCGTGAGAAATATGGGTTTCCTCATCTCACCGGTCACCGCTCCAACCTCGCGGGGAGTCTGTATAACGGCTGCTTGAAGGAACCGGCGATCAAATTCCACTTTGGCACATCCCTTGTCAACATCAcgtccttctcccccaaGCCAACGTTGATTTTCAGGTCCCGTGCTCAGGAAGAGGAGTTCACAGTTGAATGCGATATTTTGCTTTCGGCGGATGGGATCAAATCCCCTACCCGGTCTCACCTTCTCAGGGCGTCGCACAACTTGACGCAgacggaagaggaggacacCGGCCAGGCTGCGTATAGAATCATGCTCACAAGGGAACAGCTTGCCCCTTTTCCGGAGCTGATCAAGTTGCTAGATAGCAACACTgtggtgaggtgggtgggtgagagGAGGCATATTATTGCGTATCCTGTCTCTAACCACAACATTTACAACATCTCGACTGCTCACCCGGATACCAACTTTGCCTCGGCCACGTCGGCGACGTATACCACCAAGGGCTCAAAATCGCAGATGCTGTCGGTGTTTGAGACTTTCTGCCCGCTGGTGCAGGATATGCTTAACCTCGTACCTGATGGTGAAGTCTGCGAGTGGAAACTGCGGATTCACAAGCCTCTTCCTACTTGGGTTCACGGGTCGGTTGCTCTTGTTGGGGACGCGTGCCATGCCACGCTTCCACATCTCAGTCAGGGTGCGGCGATGGCCATTGAGGACGGAGCGGTCTTGGCCGAGGTTGTGAGCGAGATTCCGGTGGAGAAGATTCACGATGGGGAGACGATTACCAAGACGTTGAAGGTGTATGAGTTGTTGCGGAAGCCGCACTGTACCGCGTTGGTGGATCTGGCGACTCACTCTGGACGGGTATTGCATTTGGGAGAGGGcaaggcgaaggaggagagggacaAGGCATTCAAGGAGAACGGAAAGTCAGGGTCGGTGCCTGACAAGTGGGCTAGTCCGGACGTGCAGAAGATGATTTATGCGAATGATTGTGtcaaggaggcgagggagaggtttggggagTTGTTTGCTAGCTTGTAG